A stretch of Myroides oncorhynchi DNA encodes these proteins:
- a CDS encoding GNAT family N-acetyltransferase produces MEIKTTTEIDDHNAMAIKEILSSYNVSHTTHLSDCINESLEITLVEEGEVIGGILGRSLWGTLEIQNLAVKESHRGQGLGKKLMLAAEQVAIERNCKYISLNTFSFQASDFYQSLGYDIFAEEKDYPLGYSKVYLRKVLR; encoded by the coding sequence ATGGAAATAAAGACAACTACAGAGATAGATGATCATAATGCGATGGCGATTAAGGAGATATTATCTTCTTATAATGTAAGTCATACGACACATTTATCAGATTGTATCAATGAATCACTAGAGATTACTTTAGTAGAAGAAGGAGAGGTAATAGGCGGGATATTAGGTCGTTCATTATGGGGAACACTAGAGATACAGAACCTCGCTGTGAAAGAGAGTCATAGAGGACAAGGCCTTGGTAAGAAACTTATGTTAGCAGCAGAACAGGTAGCTATAGAACGCAACTGTAAGTATATATCATTGAATACTTTTTCGTTTCAAGCTTCTGACTTTTATCAATCTTTAGGCTATGATATTTTTGCAGAAGAGAAGGATTATCCTTTAGGATATTCTAAGGTGTATCTGCGTAAGGTGTTGAGGTAG